Proteins encoded together in one Alphaproteobacteria bacterium window:
- the hemH gene encoding ferrochelatase — MVRKKLAVVLFNLGGPDSLDAVKPFLFNLFYDKAIINLNNPWRWLLAKLISSRRHKKAQGIYSKIGGFSPLLKNTQAQALALENELAKQFDCEVKVFITMRYWYPRVEETTDRVVNFNPDEIILLPLYPQYSKTTTGSSIKDWNLEAAKKKINVPTKIICCYPLLDGYVNTISKILSDKLVEAKRTFPKVRILFSVHGLPEKIIKEGDPYKFHIEKTAKKIVENAGIQNEDWIVCYQSRVGPVKWIEPFLIDEIKRAGKDKIPVLVAPIGFVSEHSETLVELDIDMKLLSEKLGVPAFWRVPTVSTRDTFIKGLVKMVKDVYNRSEICPQNIKECEDHYLLCQRRLLNIPR, encoded by the coding sequence TTGGTTCGTAAAAAATTAGCGGTGGTTTTATTTAATCTTGGGGGTCCAGATAGTTTGGATGCAGTTAAACCATTCTTATTCAATCTTTTTTATGATAAAGCCATCATTAATCTTAATAATCCATGGCGATGGTTACTTGCCAAATTGATTTCTTCTAGAAGACATAAGAAAGCGCAAGGTATTTATAGTAAAATAGGTGGTTTTTCACCGCTTTTGAAAAATACGCAAGCTCAAGCTCTTGCCTTAGAAAATGAATTAGCAAAACAATTTGATTGTGAGGTGAAAGTTTTTATAACAATGCGATATTGGTATCCACGTGTTGAAGAAACCACCGACAGAGTAGTAAATTTTAACCCAGATGAAATAATTCTTTTACCTTTGTATCCTCAATATTCAAAGACAACAACAGGATCAAGTATAAAGGATTGGAATTTAGAAGCAGCTAAGAAGAAGATTAATGTACCAACAAAGATTATTTGTTGTTATCCTTTACTAGATGGTTATGTTAATACAATATCTAAAATTTTATCTGATAAATTGGTGGAAGCAAAAAGAACATTTCCTAAAGTCAGAATTTTATTTTCTGTTCATGGGTTACCGGAAAAAATTATTAAAGAAGGTGATCCTTATAAATTTCATATAGAAAAAACCGCAAAAAAAATTGTAGAAAATGCTGGAATTCAAAATGAAGATTGGATTGTTTGTTATCAAAGCAGGGTTGGTCCGGTGAAATGGATAGAACCTTTTTTGATTGATGAAATAAAAAGAGCAGGAAAAGACAAAATACCTGTTCTTGTCGCCCCTATAGGGTTTGTTTCTGAACATTCTGAAACATTGGTTGAATTAGATATAGATATGAAACTTTTATCTGAAAAATTGGGGGTTCCAGCTTTTTGGCGGGTTCCAACTGTTAGTACAAGAGATACCTTCATTAAAGGCTTGGTAAAAATGGTTAAAGATGTTTATAACAGATCAGAGATATGCCCACAAAATA